One Brevibacillus choshinensis genomic window carries:
- the mraZ gene encoding division/cell wall cluster transcriptional repressor MraZ, with protein MFMGEYQHSIDEKGRLTIPAKFREGLGTTFVMTRGLDQCLFAYPMEEWKQLEERLKTLPFTKADARAFTRFFFSGATECEWDKQGRVNIPQNLRDHAGVQKECVVIGVSNRVEVWSKERWEDYFAQSEGSFGDIAEKLVDFDL; from the coding sequence GTGTTCATGGGGGAATACCAGCATAGCATCGACGAAAAAGGCCGCCTGACGATCCCAGCCAAATTCCGTGAAGGGCTTGGAACTACCTTCGTGATGACCCGCGGTTTGGACCAGTGTTTGTTTGCCTACCCTATGGAAGAATGGAAGCAGCTCGAGGAACGACTCAAAACACTTCCCTTTACCAAGGCGGATGCACGTGCTTTCACACGTTTCTTCTTTTCTGGTGCGACCGAATGCGAGTGGGACAAGCAGGGAAGGGTAAATATACCACAGAATCTGCGCGATCACGCTGGCGTGCAAAAGGAATGCGTCGTCATCGGGGTATCCAATCGTGTGGAGGTATGGAGCAAAGAGCGCTGGGAGGATTACTTCGCCCAGTCTGAGGGCTCTTTCGGCGATATTGCCGAGAAGCTGGTTGATTTTGATTTGTAG
- the rsmH gene encoding 16S rRNA (cytosine(1402)-N(4))-methyltransferase RsmH, whose product MTILSFHHVTVLRDEAVAGLNIRPGGIYVDCTLGGAGHSSLIASQLTEGGRLIAIDQDDWALNNARDRLSSVMDRVTLVKSNFRHIKDIVSDLGLDGVDGILFDLGVSSPQLDEGERGFSYNADAPLDMRMDQQAPLTAYDIINEWDEEEIAKIIWEYGEEKFSRRIARQIVQYRAKKPVETTGELVELIKEGIPAAARRTGPHPAKRTFQAIRIAVNDELNAFKEAVADAISVLRPEGRVSVITFHSLEDRICKQVYQELSKGCTCPPSFPICACGNEATVKVITRKPILPSEEELEANPRARSAKLRVAEKL is encoded by the coding sequence GTGACGATCTTGTCGTTTCATCATGTAACCGTATTACGGGACGAAGCTGTCGCCGGACTGAACATTCGGCCAGGCGGAATATACGTGGATTGTACGTTGGGTGGAGCAGGGCACAGCAGCCTGATCGCTTCCCAACTGACGGAAGGCGGAAGACTGATTGCGATCGATCAGGACGATTGGGCTTTGAACAACGCACGCGATCGCTTGTCTTCTGTGATGGATAGAGTCACGCTGGTGAAGAGCAATTTTCGCCATATCAAGGATATCGTTAGTGATTTGGGATTGGATGGAGTAGACGGGATCCTGTTTGACTTGGGTGTTTCTTCCCCGCAGCTGGATGAGGGAGAGCGTGGATTCAGCTACAATGCCGATGCACCGCTGGACATGCGAATGGATCAGCAGGCTCCACTGACCGCCTACGACATCATCAATGAATGGGACGAAGAAGAGATTGCCAAGATCATCTGGGAGTACGGTGAAGAGAAATTTTCCCGGCGAATTGCCCGGCAAATCGTTCAATACCGTGCCAAAAAGCCTGTTGAGACAACGGGTGAGCTGGTAGAGCTGATCAAGGAAGGAATTCCTGCGGCTGCGCGGCGCACAGGACCTCATCCTGCCAAACGAACTTTTCAAGCGATCCGTATCGCAGTGAATGATGAATTGAATGCTTTCAAGGAAGCGGTCGCTGATGCCATCAGTGTTCTCCGTCCGGAAGGCAGAGTGAGCGTCATCACCTTCCATTCATTAGAAGACCGGATCTGCAAGCAAGTCTATCAGGAACTGTCCAAAGGCTGCACTTGCCCGCCGTCCTTTCCGATCTGCGCGTGCGGAAATGAGGCCACAGTGAAAGTCATTACACGCAAGCCAATTTTGCCTTCAGAAGAAGAGCTGGAAGCGAACCCGCGTGCGCGATCCGCAAAGCTACGAGTAGCGGAAAAGCTATAA
- a CDS encoding APC family permease: MGKITARPHGLHKTLGLPQIVALYVGAVIGSGVLLIPGLAAEKAGPASILAWLLMSILVVPMAITMGLLSARYPSAGGVSTFVRNAYGDRFGNMVGWFFLLSVPMGAPILSVTGANYLAVLMNWGDTQTYAAAALILITVLSMNVLGMHVAARVQTVVVSLIITILILAVVAAMPHASTASFVPFAPNGWLSVIQAAGLLFWCFIGWEAVTHLSEEFVDPAKNAVRGVLWSAGIVALLYFSVAFMTVATHSYGIGISAASLSVMIQLTLGPVGGWIVAVTALFICIAAANAYVGAASRIAYALAQEGVAPRWFGILHPKYRTPVGGLLFLAICFTVVLGILYFGWIDLSRLIELPNASFIATYIGGCLAGVRLLRDSRIGRIASWTSLLFTMGLYPFLGWSALYPVVIVGISLLWERRKSATAAKG, from the coding sequence ATGGGGAAAATAACAGCTCGGCCGCATGGTCTTCACAAAACCTTGGGATTGCCGCAAATCGTCGCCTTATACGTAGGGGCAGTAATCGGATCGGGTGTTTTGCTCATCCCCGGACTGGCTGCTGAAAAAGCGGGGCCCGCTTCCATCCTGGCTTGGCTCCTGATGTCCATCCTGGTCGTTCCGATGGCCATTACGATGGGGCTGTTGTCCGCCCGCTATCCTAGCGCGGGAGGCGTGTCTACGTTTGTGCGAAATGCGTACGGCGATCGGTTCGGGAATATGGTGGGCTGGTTTTTTCTCTTATCCGTGCCGATGGGTGCTCCGATCTTGAGTGTAACCGGAGCCAATTATCTCGCTGTCCTGATGAACTGGGGCGATACCCAGACGTATGCTGCAGCTGCCCTCATTCTCATTACGGTTCTGTCCATGAATGTACTCGGCATGCATGTCGCAGCGCGTGTCCAAACAGTTGTCGTATCTTTGATCATTACCATATTAATACTCGCTGTAGTGGCTGCCATGCCGCATGCTTCTACCGCCAGCTTTGTGCCTTTTGCACCTAACGGCTGGCTCAGTGTCATACAGGCTGCCGGCTTGCTGTTTTGGTGTTTTATCGGCTGGGAGGCTGTGACCCATTTGTCGGAAGAGTTTGTGGATCCCGCCAAAAATGCCGTCCGCGGAGTCCTTTGGAGTGCGGGTATTGTCGCTCTTCTCTACTTTTCCGTAGCCTTCATGACGGTGGCTACGCACAGTTACGGCATCGGTATCTCGGCCGCTTCTCTGAGCGTCATGATCCAGCTGACGCTTGGCCCCGTCGGCGGATGGATCGTCGCGGTTACCGCCCTGTTCATTTGCATCGCGGCAGCCAATGCGTACGTCGGAGCAGCATCAAGGATTGCGTACGCTCTCGCGCAGGAGGGTGTCGCGCCTCGCTGGTTTGGGATCCTGCACCCCAAATACCGCACCCCAGTCGGAGGACTTCTCTTTTTAGCCATTTGCTTCACGGTGGTCCTCGGCATCCTGTATTTCGGCTGGATTGATCTGTCCCGACTCATCGAACTGCCAAACGCCTCCTTTATCGCCACTTACATCGGCGGATGTTTGGCAGGGGTTCGACTCCTCCGCGACAGCAGGATCGGACGGATCGCATCCTGGACTTCCCTGCTTTTCACCATGGGTCTTTACCCGTTTCTCGGATGGTCCGCACTCTACCCCGTCGTGATTGTCGGAATCTCTCTCTTATGGGAGCGCCGCAAGAGTGCAACAGCTGCCAAAGGATAA
- a CDS encoding FadR/GntR family transcriptional regulator — MSLQKTVRSSLVKQIVEQLAKRIEAGDWKVGERIPPEPELVEQLGVSRNTLREAVQALTHTGMLEARQGDGTYVRSSSEFGAAMHRRLQRSAVMEILEVRYGLEREVARLAAQRRTMEDLIHIREKLEYAYRVCKDPKSYTEADVAFHMAIVEATKNSVMIDLYKHMTESVLYSVTSTLDISGLKDTQYKTHAELVEAIANQDCDSAETAVSKMIEASKSALAQLIQEGGSPS; from the coding sequence ATGTCTTTGCAAAAAACGGTTCGTTCCTCGCTGGTCAAACAGATCGTCGAGCAACTGGCCAAGCGGATTGAAGCCGGCGATTGGAAGGTAGGCGAACGCATACCTCCTGAGCCCGAGCTCGTAGAGCAGCTCGGCGTCAGTCGCAACACTCTGCGAGAAGCCGTCCAGGCGTTGACTCATACAGGAATGCTCGAGGCGCGCCAAGGAGACGGCACGTACGTCCGCTCTTCCAGTGAATTCGGCGCTGCCATGCATCGCCGTCTGCAACGGTCTGCGGTCATGGAAATCTTGGAGGTGCGGTACGGACTTGAGCGAGAGGTGGCCCGTCTGGCTGCACAGCGGCGCACGATGGAGGATTTGATCCATATTCGCGAGAAGCTGGAGTATGCCTATCGCGTGTGCAAGGATCCCAAATCGTATACAGAAGCCGACGTAGCCTTTCATATGGCCATCGTGGAAGCAACCAAAAACAGTGTCATGATCGATCTGTACAAGCACATGACAGAATCGGTTCTCTACTCCGTAACGAGTACGCTGGATATTTCCGGCCTCAAGGACACACAGTACAAAACCCATGCCGAGCTGGTAGAAGCGATCGCAAACCAAGATTGCGATTCGGCAGAAACGGCTGTGAGCAAAATGATTGAGGCCAGCAAATCGGCCTTAGCCCAGTTGATTCAGGAAGGAGGCAGCCCATCATGA
- a CDS encoding penicillin-binding protein translates to MEAKRRVNWRILIFALCLILVFSGLSFRVWWIQTVDAAKIMDYASGQWDWAKTLKPKRGAIMDRNGEILAYEGKAYTVNARLKPQNDKDQDFVKDPYYTATTLAKILNAPVDELLKPLTKQNSKVVLLGRYGSKITEEQKKLIQDAQFPKLPSGEQVENNQLPGIYLTETTRRFYPNNSFAAHVLGYLDLDEQPKMGIELQLDKELRGEKGEMEVMTDGAGYQLPDGERKYKPAKDGDNVYLTIDRQIQDYVEQALDKAERDFKPKGLTVVVSDPQTGEILAMGNRSQFNPNTYYNGITNYTNHAVTSMFEPGSTFKIITLAAAIEEGLFNPNDTYNSGTYTIKGQIPIRDHNNGQGWGRISYLEGVQRSSNVIFVILGYEKLKLEKLKEYFSKFGIGALTGIELPYEKKGNLINLEKPQSPRDWAVTTFGQGVTVTAIQQIAAVGAIANGGELLKPHIVKELRDPHTGAVVKRTEREVVRRVVSEATAKQTRDILETVVSGDAGTGKSYQIEGYHVAGKTGTAQKYDPNTGKIMEGHYLASFIGFAPKDNPRLLVYVVVDDPTTDEWYGTWGKTIIAPIFKSVMERSLQYLQQQPDIQAAKSASSNKGKAQVAAQASQPVQEVTLPKFVGMSNTAAQLRAKQDKLTVSVIGTGTKIVEQYPAPYEKVVSGSQVVLVTDRVKGSKMPDFTGKSLRDVMEFSSLVNIPVRATGAGFVASQSIPAGTVLTGSEKLQVTLRSESEPPASSTSQSGTGEGQGGMVPPGTTNPAGTTANTPAGGASGGAGTTGGSSTPVNPTGTPNDNGMGQTGESYQSNQSSQSGASTSP, encoded by the coding sequence ATGGAAGCGAAACGACGCGTGAACTGGCGAATTCTCATCTTTGCCCTGTGTTTGATCCTGGTATTCTCCGGGTTGAGCTTTCGCGTCTGGTGGATCCAGACTGTAGATGCAGCCAAGATCATGGATTACGCGAGCGGGCAGTGGGATTGGGCCAAAACGCTCAAGCCTAAGCGCGGAGCCATCATGGACCGCAATGGTGAAATTCTCGCCTACGAAGGTAAGGCGTATACCGTGAACGCACGGCTAAAGCCGCAAAATGATAAGGATCAGGATTTTGTGAAAGATCCTTATTATACGGCTACAACCTTGGCCAAAATTTTGAATGCTCCCGTAGACGAGCTGCTGAAGCCGCTGACCAAGCAAAACTCCAAAGTGGTACTGCTCGGCCGATACGGCAGCAAGATTACGGAAGAGCAGAAAAAGCTGATTCAGGATGCTCAGTTTCCGAAGCTTCCAAGCGGGGAACAGGTGGAAAACAATCAGCTGCCGGGGATTTACTTGACGGAAACGACTCGCCGCTTCTATCCCAACAACAGCTTCGCCGCACATGTTCTCGGTTACCTGGACTTGGATGAACAGCCGAAAATGGGGATCGAGCTTCAGCTAGACAAGGAATTGCGCGGTGAAAAAGGGGAGATGGAGGTCATGACGGACGGTGCAGGCTACCAGCTGCCAGATGGCGAGAGGAAGTACAAGCCGGCAAAGGATGGCGATAACGTCTATCTGACCATTGACCGCCAGATCCAGGATTACGTAGAGCAAGCGCTGGACAAAGCAGAGCGAGATTTCAAGCCAAAAGGACTGACGGTCGTGGTGTCCGATCCGCAGACGGGTGAGATCTTGGCGATGGGCAACCGCTCCCAGTTCAATCCGAATACGTACTACAACGGGATTACGAACTATACGAACCACGCCGTTACGTCGATGTTTGAGCCGGGTTCGACCTTTAAGATCATCACGCTGGCCGCGGCGATCGAAGAAGGCTTGTTCAATCCGAATGATACGTACAATTCCGGTACATACACGATCAAAGGGCAGATTCCGATCCGTGACCACAACAATGGGCAAGGGTGGGGCCGCATCAGCTACCTGGAAGGCGTGCAGCGCTCCAGTAACGTTATCTTTGTGATTCTCGGTTACGAAAAATTAAAGCTTGAGAAGCTAAAGGAATACTTCTCAAAATTTGGAATTGGGGCTTTGACGGGCATCGAGCTTCCTTACGAGAAAAAAGGAAACCTGATCAACCTCGAAAAACCGCAGTCTCCGCGTGACTGGGCGGTTACTACGTTCGGACAGGGTGTAACCGTGACGGCCATTCAGCAGATTGCGGCAGTAGGGGCGATCGCAAATGGCGGTGAACTGCTCAAGCCTCACATTGTGAAAGAATTGCGCGATCCGCATACCGGCGCCGTCGTAAAACGAACAGAACGTGAGGTAGTGCGCCGCGTTGTAAGCGAAGCGACCGCCAAGCAGACGCGGGACATTCTGGAGACAGTCGTATCAGGGGATGCCGGTACAGGGAAATCCTACCAGATCGAGGGTTATCATGTGGCGGGGAAAACGGGTACCGCGCAAAAATACGACCCCAATACGGGCAAGATCATGGAAGGTCATTACCTCGCTTCCTTTATCGGTTTCGCTCCGAAAGACAATCCGAGACTGCTGGTTTACGTTGTGGTGGATGACCCGACAACCGATGAATGGTACGGGACTTGGGGGAAAACGATCATCGCTCCGATCTTCAAATCCGTCATGGAGCGCAGTCTGCAGTACCTGCAGCAGCAGCCGGACATTCAAGCTGCCAAATCGGCATCGTCGAATAAAGGAAAAGCGCAAGTAGCAGCACAGGCATCGCAACCCGTTCAGGAAGTGACCCTGCCGAAGTTTGTGGGGATGTCCAATACGGCAGCTCAACTCCGGGCGAAGCAGGACAAGCTGACCGTGTCTGTCATCGGTACGGGAACCAAAATTGTCGAGCAATACCCGGCTCCCTATGAAAAGGTAGTGTCAGGAAGTCAGGTCGTTCTGGTGACGGATCGCGTCAAAGGCTCCAAAATGCCGGATTTCACAGGCAAGTCGCTGCGTGATGTGATGGAATTCAGCTCGCTGGTGAACATCCCGGTCAGAGCAACAGGTGCAGGCTTCGTCGCCTCGCAGAGCATTCCGGCAGGGACAGTCCTCACAGGATCAGAAAAACTGCAAGTTACCCTGCGTTCCGAATCAGAGCCGCCTGCATCATCCACAAGCCAATCGGGTACGGGGGAGGGGCAGGGAGGCATGGTGCCCCCTGGCACTACGAACCCAGCAGGGACAACCGCAAACACCCCCGCGGGAGGGGCTTCCGGAGGAGCAGGAACGACTGGAGGATCTTCCACGCCTGTAAATCCGACAGGAACTCCGAATGACAACGGAATGGGACAGACTGGCGAATCCTACCAGTCTAACCAATCTAGCCAGTCCGGTGCGAGTACAAGTCCATAG
- a CDS encoding adenosylhomocysteinase, with amino-acid sequence MNMVSESIVKDMALAHNGHLKIDWVKEHMPVLNRIRERFEKEQPFAGLKVAISLHLEAKTAYLAKVVQAGGAEVTITGSNPLSTQDDVCAALVEDGIRVFAKYNPDPAEYKEHMIKTLETRPDLIIDDGGDLVTILHSERRDLLSQVRGGAEETTTGILRLKALEKEGKLEFPMVAVNDAFCKYLFDNRYGTGQSVWDGINRTTNLVVAGKTVVVVGYGWCGKGVAMRAKGLGAKVIVTEIDAIKAVEAYMDGFEVMPMSEAAKHGDYFVTVTGNRDVIRKEHFEVMKDGAILSNAGHFDVEVNKVELEALSTSRRIVRKDIEEFVMADGRKVYLLAEGRLVNLAAGDGHPAEIMDMTFALQAVSLAYVNEQYKAIGKQVLNVPYELDAMVAQYKLEALGIGIDKLTDEQKAYLDSWVE; translated from the coding sequence ATGAACATGGTTTCTGAAAGCATCGTAAAAGATATGGCGTTGGCTCACAACGGCCATCTGAAAATTGACTGGGTAAAAGAGCACATGCCTGTGCTAAACCGCATCCGTGAGCGCTTTGAAAAAGAGCAGCCGTTTGCTGGTCTGAAAGTGGCGATCTCCCTTCACCTGGAAGCTAAAACAGCTTACTTGGCGAAAGTCGTGCAAGCGGGCGGCGCAGAAGTAACCATTACAGGCTCCAATCCGCTGTCTACACAGGATGATGTGTGCGCAGCGCTCGTGGAAGATGGCATCCGCGTATTCGCGAAGTACAACCCGGATCCTGCTGAATACAAAGAGCACATGATCAAAACCTTGGAAACCCGTCCTGACCTGATCATCGATGACGGCGGCGATCTGGTAACGATCCTCCACAGCGAGCGTCGCGACCTGCTCTCCCAAGTTCGTGGCGGGGCAGAAGAAACGACAACCGGCATTCTGCGCTTGAAAGCTTTGGAAAAAGAAGGCAAGCTGGAATTCCCGATGGTCGCCGTAAACGATGCGTTCTGCAAATACTTGTTTGACAACCGCTACGGTACTGGCCAATCCGTATGGGATGGCATCAACCGCACAACAAACCTGGTAGTAGCCGGAAAAACCGTTGTCGTGGTTGGATACGGCTGGTGCGGTAAGGGTGTAGCTATGCGTGCAAAAGGTCTGGGAGCGAAAGTCATCGTTACCGAGATCGACGCGATCAAAGCGGTAGAAGCATACATGGACGGCTTTGAAGTCATGCCGATGAGCGAAGCGGCAAAACACGGCGACTACTTTGTGACGGTTACCGGAAACCGCGACGTGATCCGCAAAGAGCACTTTGAAGTCATGAAAGATGGTGCGATCCTGTCCAATGCTGGCCACTTTGATGTCGAAGTAAACAAAGTGGAACTCGAAGCTTTGTCGACATCCCGCCGAATCGTGCGCAAAGACATCGAAGAATTTGTCATGGCAGATGGTCGAAAAGTGTACCTCCTGGCAGAAGGCCGCCTGGTTAACCTGGCTGCTGGCGACGGTCACCCTGCTGAAATCATGGATATGACGTTTGCCCTGCAAGCCGTTTCCTTGGCTTATGTGAACGAGCAATACAAAGCAATCGGGAAGCAAGTTCTGAATGTGCCGTACGAGCTGGATGCGATGGTGGCACAATACAAACTGGAAGCGCTTGGAATCGGCATCGACAAATTGACCGACGAACAAAAAGCGTACCTGGACAGCTGGGTCGAATAG
- a CDS encoding stage V sporulation protein D gives MRVSNATVRRRIFVALIIGIVMYCALITRLGYVQLIEGPKLAQMADNLLDREIKFKPNRGRILDREGNELVTNVSVPTIVAVPAQLKDPRETAKKLAVILEQPEEAVFKAITKKGMSNDQIPGGKKISPEKAKKVQELNLPGIYLAGDTKRFYPNGTMAAHILGFTGIDNQGLTGLERIYDPFLKGTEGHISFPSDAKGRVMPGGSEEYVAPVNGMDMYLTLDSGIQSFIERELDQAVVAYQPDDVLAIAMNPKTGEILGMGSRPTFQPDQYRDYPSEVYNRNLPIWKTYEPGSTFKIVTLAAALNEGVVNLNEGFYDPGYITVAGKRLRCWKRQGHGQETMLEVVENSCNPGFVTMGQRLQKERLFDYIKKFGFGQKTGVDLIGEENGLLFNLNRVGPVELGTTSFGQGVSVTPIQQMAAVSAAINGGKLMKPYVAKEWRDSVTHDVVGRTLPTEVRQVITPETSAKVRYALESVVAQGTGNKAYIEGYRVGGKTGTAQKVKDGRYMDGEYIVSFIGFAPADDPQIVVYFAVDNPKALAFGGLIAAPSVRSIIESSLQHLGVPKRKDGIPKELNKALGEKSPIEVPNMVGQTMQDVATTYETLPLVVSGKGKYVIQQSPAPGVKIDDGGKIRIYLGDKLSN, from the coding sequence TTGCGGGTATCCAATGCAACTGTTCGTCGTCGTATCTTCGTCGCACTGATTATCGGCATCGTGATGTACTGCGCTCTTATCACCCGACTCGGGTATGTGCAATTGATAGAGGGTCCCAAGCTGGCGCAGATGGCAGACAATTTATTGGATCGCGAAATCAAGTTCAAGCCAAATCGGGGACGGATTCTCGACCGCGAAGGAAACGAGCTTGTCACCAATGTCAGCGTACCTACGATCGTTGCTGTTCCGGCACAGCTGAAGGATCCGCGTGAGACAGCCAAGAAGCTTGCGGTCATTTTAGAGCAGCCGGAAGAAGCAGTCTTTAAAGCGATCACGAAAAAAGGGATGAGCAATGACCAGATCCCTGGCGGCAAAAAGATTTCACCGGAAAAGGCCAAGAAGGTTCAAGAGTTGAATTTGCCAGGCATATACTTGGCAGGAGATACCAAGCGCTTTTATCCGAACGGGACGATGGCAGCGCACATCCTCGGCTTCACGGGGATTGATAATCAAGGGCTGACAGGGCTGGAGCGCATCTACGATCCCTTTTTGAAAGGAACGGAGGGACATATTTCCTTCCCTTCTGATGCAAAGGGCCGAGTGATGCCTGGCGGATCAGAGGAATATGTGGCACCGGTGAATGGAATGGACATGTATCTGACACTGGACAGCGGCATCCAATCGTTTATCGAAAGAGAGCTGGATCAGGCAGTAGTCGCCTATCAGCCGGATGACGTCTTGGCTATTGCGATGAATCCAAAAACGGGAGAAATATTAGGGATGGGAAGCAGGCCGACGTTTCAGCCTGACCAGTACAGGGACTACCCATCCGAGGTGTACAACCGCAATCTTCCCATCTGGAAAACATACGAGCCAGGGTCCACTTTCAAGATTGTTACTCTGGCAGCAGCGCTCAATGAAGGGGTAGTCAACCTGAATGAAGGGTTTTACGATCCGGGCTACATCACCGTTGCCGGAAAACGTCTGCGCTGCTGGAAGCGCCAGGGGCACGGCCAGGAAACGATGCTGGAAGTCGTGGAGAACTCCTGCAACCCCGGGTTTGTGACGATGGGTCAGAGGCTGCAAAAAGAGAGACTGTTTGATTACATCAAGAAATTCGGCTTCGGGCAAAAGACTGGCGTGGATTTGATCGGTGAGGAGAACGGCCTGCTGTTCAACCTCAATCGGGTAGGTCCTGTTGAGCTGGGGACGACTTCATTTGGCCAGGGCGTATCGGTTACGCCCATCCAGCAAATGGCGGCAGTCTCCGCTGCGATCAACGGCGGCAAACTGATGAAGCCCTACGTTGCCAAAGAATGGCGGGACAGCGTGACCCATGATGTAGTGGGCAGGACGCTCCCGACTGAGGTCCGCCAAGTCATTACACCGGAGACTTCCGCAAAAGTCCGTTATGCGCTGGAGAGTGTCGTGGCACAGGGGACGGGGAACAAGGCGTACATCGAAGGATACAGGGTAGGCGGAAAGACAGGGACAGCCCAAAAGGTCAAGGACGGGCGTTACATGGATGGAGAGTACATCGTATCCTTCATCGGGTTTGCTCCGGCAGACGATCCGCAAATCGTCGTGTACTTCGCGGTCGACAACCCCAAAGCCTTGGCATTCGGCGGTCTGATTGCAGCGCCGAGCGTGAGGAGCATTATCGAATCGTCGCTGCAGCATTTGGGGGTTCCGAAACGAAAAGATGGGATTCCAAAAGAACTCAACAAGGCTCTAGGTGAAAAAAGTCCGATTGAGGTGCCTAACATGGTAGGTCAAACGATGCAGGATGTCGCGACCACTTATGAGACCTTGCCACTAGTTGTTTCAGGCAAAGGAAAGTACGTCATCCAGCAGTCACCGGCACCTGGTGTGAAAATCGATGACGGCGGAAAAATTCGCATCTACCTTGGTGACAAATTGAGCAATTAG
- a CDS encoding LysR family transcriptional regulator — protein sequence MDTRYLQTFREVAKCQSFTRAAEVLGYAQSSVTTQIQNLETEFGVTLFERWGRKIRLTHAGESLLAYSDQVLAILEEAKGNLSEQAQMAGTLSIGTVESLAAFYLPPHLQKFRREHPRMRMQLHPGICHDLRLGVKEGKYDFAFVLDWLQDHPDLTSVNLGEEKVVVVAAPHHPLTKKKRVEAKDFSGESWIFTEAGCSYRSMMEAVLRDAEATIDMALEFGSLEAIKQCVAYGLGIALVPYIAVAEEAKNGTLAILPFSHPEVRVYRQLIYHKKKWMSQALLHFLELLTNDNYEKNKEWKAQNVENMG from the coding sequence ATGGATACCCGCTATCTGCAGACTTTTCGTGAGGTGGCCAAATGCCAAAGCTTTACCAGAGCGGCGGAAGTGTTGGGATATGCGCAATCCAGTGTGACGACGCAGATTCAGAATTTGGAGACGGAGTTTGGGGTCACTCTCTTTGAGCGGTGGGGAAGAAAAATCAGGCTAACGCACGCCGGAGAGTCGCTCTTGGCATACAGTGATCAGGTCCTGGCGATTCTGGAGGAAGCCAAAGGCAATCTGTCCGAGCAAGCGCAAATGGCTGGGACGCTCAGCATCGGGACGGTAGAGTCGTTGGCGGCTTTTTATTTGCCGCCGCATTTGCAAAAGTTCCGCAGAGAACATCCGCGGATGCGGATGCAGCTGCATCCCGGCATCTGCCATGATCTGCGTCTGGGAGTTAAGGAAGGCAAGTACGATTTTGCGTTCGTACTCGATTGGCTGCAGGATCACCCTGACCTGACCAGCGTCAATCTCGGCGAAGAAAAAGTGGTGGTTGTCGCCGCGCCCCATCATCCATTGACGAAAAAGAAGAGAGTCGAGGCGAAAGACTTTTCTGGAGAAAGCTGGATTTTCACCGAGGCGGGCTGCAGCTATCGATCGATGATGGAAGCGGTCTTGCGAGATGCGGAGGCGACGATCGACATGGCTCTGGAGTTCGGCAGCCTCGAAGCGATCAAGCAGTGTGTCGCCTACGGGCTCGGCATTGCGCTCGTTCCCTACATTGCGGTCGCGGAGGAAGCAAAAAACGGAACGCTGGCCATTTTGCCCTTCTCCCATCCGGAAGTACGCGTTTATCGACAGCTGATTTATCATAAAAAGAAGTGGATGTCGCAAGCCCTGCTCCATTTTTTGGAGCTGCTGACAAACGACAATTACGAAAAAAATAAGGAATGGAAGGCTCAAAATGTAGAGAATATGGGTTGA
- a CDS encoding cell division protein FtsL, with protein MSYYYRGNLAVELEQKSRTVTKTKRTIRIKPTIPTGEKLLYLLFISLTVIGLGLVGVRYSQISQYNYDIQSTKKENRLLGEKNAAVKLQIEQMSNRDRIQSEAERQGMVFNPDAVHVIGQAKSGEKVKASSLPSTQSKQPLP; from the coding sequence ATGAGCTATTACTACCGCGGTAATCTTGCTGTGGAATTGGAACAGAAATCGCGAACCGTAACGAAAACCAAACGAACCATCCGGATCAAGCCGACGATTCCGACGGGAGAAAAGCTGTTGTATTTGCTCTTTATCTCATTGACTGTCATTGGTCTGGGTCTGGTGGGAGTGCGTTACTCCCAAATTTCTCAATACAACTACGACATTCAGAGTACGAAAAAAGAGAATCGGCTTTTGGGAGAAAAAAATGCGGCGGTGAAGCTGCAAATTGAGCAAATGAGCAATCGGGATCGCATTCAGAGCGAGGCGGAACGACAAGGGATGGTGTTCAATCCTGATGCCGTCCACGTCATCGGCCAGGCCAAGAGTGGGGAAAAAGTGAAAGCGAGCTCCCTTCCTTCTACACAATCGAAACAACCATTACCATAA